In a genomic window of Variovorax paradoxus:
- a CDS encoding 3'-5' exonuclease: MKLALFYDFETQALPLFNEPSEHPGQPHFVQVGAELVDLETQRVYSTLDVVVKPDGWTIPDETAEIHGITTDLALQVGIPEHIALRMLLSMWRRAEIRIGHNESFDARIARIACMRFLDAETADEWKAGKAACTQLISTPILKLPPTAKMKAAKRFHHKSANLGEAYEFFTGKKLEGAHSAIVDVRAAQVVYFAATGAAAELIAA, from the coding sequence ATGAAACTCGCCCTCTTCTACGACTTCGAGACCCAGGCGCTGCCGCTCTTCAATGAGCCAAGCGAGCACCCCGGCCAGCCGCATTTCGTGCAGGTCGGCGCCGAGCTGGTCGACCTCGAGACGCAGCGCGTCTACAGCACGCTGGACGTCGTCGTGAAGCCCGACGGCTGGACGATTCCCGACGAGACCGCCGAAATCCACGGCATCACCACCGACCTCGCGCTGCAGGTCGGCATCCCCGAGCACATTGCGCTGCGCATGCTGCTGTCGATGTGGCGCCGCGCCGAGATCCGCATTGGCCACAACGAATCGTTCGACGCCCGGATCGCGCGCATCGCGTGCATGCGCTTTCTGGATGCCGAGACGGCCGACGAGTGGAAGGCCGGCAAGGCCGCGTGCACCCAGCTGATCAGCACGCCGATCCTCAAGCTGCCGCCCACGGCCAAGATGAAGGCGGCCAAGCGCTTCCACCACAAGAGCGCGAACCTCGGCGAAGCCTACGAGTTCTTCACCGGCAAGAAGCTCGAGGGCGCGCACAGCGCGATCGTCGACGTGCGCGCGGCCCAGGTCGTCTACTTCGCGGCCACCGGCGCTGCGGCCGAACTGATCGCGGCCTGA
- a CDS encoding PD-(D/E)XK nuclease family protein translates to MRASSWPSLFDCSYKWYWQNIFGLRSLSGGAAHLGTAVHVGTAAYDQSILDGKFISVTDAVDASRAALAAPENEVAWDEGLTPALADTYAVKLTARYCNDIAPTRTYTAVEVKCTALDIATKHGTVRVTGTTDRVRQLQDGRKGISDVKTGSRATEILERGGRRAVTKGHHIQLGIYTLMAEQATGERLDGPAEIIGLQTTKETPCATGEIADVKTPLLGDDKTPGLIEIAAGMLKSGVFPPNPKSTLCSRKYCPAYASHCKFHD, encoded by the coding sequence GTGCGCGCCAGCTCCTGGCCCAGCCTTTTCGACTGCTCGTACAAATGGTATTGGCAGAACATCTTCGGCCTGCGCAGCCTCTCGGGCGGCGCCGCGCATCTCGGCACGGCCGTGCACGTCGGCACCGCGGCCTACGACCAGTCCATCCTGGACGGCAAGTTCATTTCGGTCACCGATGCTGTTGACGCCTCGCGCGCAGCCCTGGCCGCGCCGGAGAACGAGGTCGCTTGGGATGAAGGTCTCACCCCGGCCCTTGCTGACACCTACGCAGTCAAGCTCACGGCGCGCTACTGCAACGACATCGCGCCGACGCGCACCTACACAGCGGTGGAAGTGAAGTGCACGGCGCTCGACATCGCGACGAAGCACGGCACCGTGCGCGTCACCGGCACCACGGACCGCGTGCGACAGCTGCAGGATGGCCGCAAGGGCATATCCGACGTGAAGACTGGCAGCCGCGCGACCGAGATCCTTGAGCGCGGCGGCCGGCGCGCAGTGACGAAGGGCCACCACATTCAGCTCGGCATCTACACGCTGATGGCTGAGCAGGCAACTGGCGAGCGCCTGGACGGCCCCGCCGAAATCATCGGCCTGCAGACCACCAAGGAAACGCCCTGTGCTACGGGCGAGATCGCCGACGTGAAGACCCCGCTACTCGGCGACGACAAGACGCCCGGGCTCATCGAGATCGCGGCCGGCATGTTGAAGAGCGGCGTGTTCCCGCCGAACCCGAAGTCGACGCTGTGCTCGCGCAAGTACTGCCCGGCATACGCCTCGCACTGCAAGTTCCACGACTGA
- a CDS encoding AAA family ATPase, with protein sequence MKITHITAENFLGIRRADVALDRPITLFGGGNYAGKSSLQEAVRMALTGETVRVELKKEYAALVNDGEKNGFAEVCIGEETASIVLPSGKASRSNGFTPPAALPYVLDAQRFSSMDDKARRAFLFGLMGIKITPETVSQRLLAAGHDKARVDRVAPTLRAGFDAACTEAKSKATEAKGAWRALTGETYGSVKAASWAAPAVSTDPAALTAAQQQLADADKQIAEANQALGALQADMRTHTAREARIEALRAPAERVARVETKLAADEKDLAGWEAKVQEAEAKAAGAAPTQPLTCPHCRGLVELAGGELKAHTVPDGVRDEEAAAALPELVRSRELLRSAVANDKRDLQAARDAAVELKTLTEGEQPAAPKQSDIDAATQGLATLRQKRANAAAEVAKLEALVQAGKEAASKTATAAGHHADVVAWDALAADLAPDGIPGQMLAEALDPINTRLQQSSLDAEWLRIGISADMSITCLTPGGSAREYRLLSESERWRADAMVAEAISFQSGLKLLVLDRFDVLDAQGRGDLLLWLDVLAQNGELDTALLFGTLKALPSDLPATVAAEWINNGHVGQLKEAA encoded by the coding sequence ATGAAGATCACCCACATCACCGCCGAGAACTTCCTCGGCATCCGCCGCGCCGACGTCGCGCTCGATCGGCCCATCACCCTCTTCGGCGGCGGCAACTACGCCGGGAAGAGCAGCCTGCAGGAAGCCGTGCGCATGGCGCTCACCGGCGAGACGGTCCGCGTCGAGCTGAAGAAGGAATACGCCGCGCTCGTGAACGATGGCGAGAAGAACGGCTTCGCCGAGGTCTGCATCGGCGAGGAGACCGCGAGCATCGTGCTGCCCAGCGGCAAGGCATCGCGCAGCAATGGCTTCACGCCGCCGGCCGCCCTGCCCTACGTGCTCGACGCGCAGCGCTTCAGCAGCATGGACGACAAGGCGCGCCGCGCCTTCCTCTTCGGGCTGATGGGCATCAAGATCACCCCGGAGACGGTGTCCCAGCGCCTGCTCGCCGCCGGCCACGACAAAGCCCGCGTCGATCGCGTGGCGCCAACGCTGCGCGCCGGCTTCGACGCCGCATGCACCGAGGCGAAGTCCAAGGCCACCGAGGCCAAGGGCGCGTGGCGCGCGCTCACGGGAGAGACCTACGGCTCGGTGAAGGCCGCCAGCTGGGCCGCGCCCGCCGTCTCGACCGACCCGGCCGCGCTCACAGCCGCGCAGCAGCAGCTCGCCGACGCCGACAAGCAGATCGCCGAGGCCAACCAAGCGCTCGGCGCGCTGCAGGCCGACATGCGCACCCACACCGCGCGCGAGGCTCGCATCGAGGCGCTCCGCGCGCCGGCCGAGCGCGTGGCGCGCGTCGAAACGAAGCTCGCGGCCGACGAGAAGGATCTGGCCGGCTGGGAAGCCAAGGTGCAAGAGGCCGAAGCCAAGGCTGCCGGCGCGGCGCCGACGCAGCCCCTGACCTGCCCGCATTGCCGCGGCCTGGTCGAACTGGCCGGCGGCGAGCTGAAGGCCCACACCGTGCCCGATGGAGTCCGCGACGAAGAAGCCGCTGCCGCGCTGCCTGAGCTAGTCCGCTCGCGCGAGCTGCTGCGCTCCGCAGTCGCCAACGACAAGCGCGACCTGCAAGCCGCGCGCGACGCCGCCGTCGAGCTCAAGACGCTCACCGAGGGCGAGCAGCCCGCCGCGCCGAAGCAGTCCGACATCGACGCCGCGACGCAAGGGCTGGCCACGCTGCGGCAGAAGCGCGCCAACGCCGCGGCCGAGGTCGCCAAGCTCGAGGCGCTCGTGCAGGCCGGCAAGGAAGCGGCATCGAAGACCGCCACCGCGGCCGGCCACCACGCCGACGTCGTCGCCTGGGACGCCCTCGCGGCCGACCTCGCACCCGACGGCATCCCGGGCCAGATGCTCGCCGAGGCGCTCGACCCGATCAACACGCGCCTGCAGCAGAGCTCCCTCGACGCGGAATGGCTGCGCATCGGCATCTCGGCGGACATGTCGATCACGTGCCTGACGCCGGGCGGCAGCGCGCGCGAGTACCGGCTGCTGAGCGAGTCCGAGCGCTGGCGCGCCGACGCCATGGTGGCCGAGGCGATCAGCTTCCAGTCCGGCCTGAAGCTGCTGGTGCTCGATCGCTTCGATGTGCTCGACGCCCAGGGCCGCGGCGACCTGCTGCTGTGGCTCGACGTGCTCGCCCAGAACGGCGAGCTCGACACCGCGCTCCTCTTCGGCACGCTGAAGGCGCTGCCCTCCGACCTCCCCGCGACCGTCGCGGCCGAGTGGATCAACAACGGCCACGTCGGCCAACTCAAGGAAGCAGCATGA